One part of the Prunus persica cultivar Lovell chromosome G5, Prunus_persica_NCBIv2, whole genome shotgun sequence genome encodes these proteins:
- the LOC18776279 gene encoding protein TORNADO 2, with protein sequence MALSNNVIGAINFVAMLLSIPIIGAGIWLATEPDNSCVKILQWPVIILGILFLVVGIAGFVGAFWRIPWLLISYLIAMLVLIVLLAALVVFIYMVTIRGSGHLEPSRSYLEYHLDDYSGWLRRRVRSPWKWDRIRSCLSSTNMCGELNQSYRMAQDFFNAHITPLQSGCCKPPTQCGYTFVNPTYWISPINNAADMDCLNWNNDQTQLCFNCDSCKAGLLANIKKEWRRTDIILLITLVALISVYLIGCCAFRNAKTEDLFRKYKQGYT encoded by the exons atGGCACTTAGCAACAATGTCATCGGAGCCATCAACTTTGTTGCCATGCTCCTCTCCATCCCAATCATTGGTGCCGGAATTTGGCTTGCCACAGAGCCAGACAATTCTTGTGTCAAGATTTTACAATGGCCTGTCATAATTTTGGGCATCTTGTTCCTGGTTGTGGGCATTGCAGGCTTTGTGGGAGCGTTTTGGAGAATCCCATGGCTCCTTATCTCTTACCTCATTGCCATGCTGGTTCTTATAGTCTTGCTTGCTGCTTTGGTGGTCTTCATCTATATGGTCACCATTAGAGGCTCTGGCCACCTCGAACCGAGCCGGTCTTACCTGGAGTATCATCTGGATGACTACTCAGGCTGGCTTCGCCGTAGAGTGCGAAGCCCTTGGAAGTGGGACCGCATAAGAAGTTGTCTCAGCTCAACAAATATGTGTGGTGAGTTGAATCAGAGTTATCGCATGGCTCAGGATTTCTTTAACGCGCACATTACCCCCTTACAG TCAGGATGTTGTAAGCCACCCACACAATGTGGCTACACCTTTGTGAACCCAACGTATTGGATAAGTCCCATAAACAATGCAGCAGACATGGATTGCCTGAATTGGAACAATGACCAGACCCAACTTTGCTTCAACTGCGATTCTTGCAAAGCTGGCTTGCTTGCAAATATCAAGAAAGAATGGAGAAGAACCGACATAATATTGCTCATCACTCTTGTTGCTCTCATTTCTGTGTATTTGATTGGCTGTTGTGCTTTCAGAAATGCCAAGACTGAGGACcttttcagaaaatacaaacagGGCTATACCTGA
- the LOC18775753 gene encoding RNA-binding protein CP33, chloroplastic, whose amino-acid sequence MAAFEAALSVSSLYSSSFSSYSSKFFASPKPSTSLKLHISNSIPPISRNFLYSSPPCILNNPTRKPFFELMCSAVQEVTAEEEAVEEKAEETQTQNLKRKLYVVNLPWSLTVVDIKNLFGECGTVTDVEIIKQPNGKSRGFAFVTMASGEEAQAVIEKFHSHEVLDRTIRVEFAKQFKKPSPPPPNPQIVETRYKLYVSNLGWKVRSSHLRDFVSENFKVPVSARVVFSGPSGKSGGYGFLSFATKEEAESAISSLNGKELMGRPLNLKFSEKNDRNSGSQKDEEEKFEGQPEEL is encoded by the exons ATGGCGGCATTTGAAGCTGCACTGTCTGTCTCCTCCCTctactcttcttctttttcttcttattcctCTAAATTCTTCGCGTCCCCCAAACCATCCACCTCCCTGAAGCTTCATATTTCCAATTCTATCCCTCCCATTTCCCGCAATTTTCTGTATTCTTCTCCCCCATGCATCCTCAACAACCCCACAAGAAAACCCTTCTTTGAGCTGATGTGCTCTGCGGTACAGGAGGTTAcagctgaagaagaagcagtAGAAGAAAAAGCAGAGGAAACCCAAACGCAAAACCTGAAGAGAAAGCTCTACGTTGTGAATTTGCCTTGGTCTCTCACTGTGGTGGATATCAAGAACCTCTTTGGCGAATGTGGGACCGTTACAGATGTTgag ATTATAAAGCAACCAAATGGAAAGAGCAGAGGCTTTGCCTTTGTGACAATGGCTTCTGGGGAAGAAGCTCAGGCTGTCATTGAAAAGTTTCACTCTCAT GAGGTATTGGATAGGACTATCAGAGTAGAGTTTGCAAAGCAATTTAAGAAACCTTCTCCACCTCCTCCCAACCCCCAAATTGTGGAGACACGCTATAAGCTTTACGTCTCTAATTTGGGATGGAAAGTAAGATCAAGCCATCTCAGAGATTTTGtctctgaaaattttaaagttcCTGTCTCAGCCAGGGTTGTCTTTAGTGGCCCCTCCGGGAAATCTGGTGGATAtggatttctttcttttgctaCAAAGGAGGAAGCAGAGTCTGCAATTTCTTCTTTGAATGGGAAG GAATTGATGGGCCGGCCACTAAATCTAAAATTTAGTGAGAAAAATGACCGCAACTCTGGAAGCCAAAAGGATGAGGAAGAAAAATTTGAGGGTCAACCAGAAGAGTTGTAA
- the LOC18776869 gene encoding RING-H2 finger protein ATL52 has product MGSLGGSPKTWIPYMNTKDCSQGFCSLYCPQWCYKIIPPPPVFEFPEDNSSSPSFSPLVIAIIGILVSAFLLVSYYTIISKYCSNADRRRARREDQEQNEEMEDPHNPSIHEPWHVVTAGLDEALIKSLTVCKYKKGDGFVEGTDCSVCLSEFEEDERLRLLPKCNHAFHLPCIDTWLKSHSNCPLCRANIVPHQLPHPAVTETPSSTNHDASSIAESQPAHDQNVVMAQISEGGPSQNVESMQGDHEGYHQAIRRSVSMDDWRQNNQVLVADILSRNDEEDEEDDMNSESDDIAEGVDKSSNRKGVLLHCVMSPVAMKRSFSSGRFFPTRPSRARNTVLPV; this is encoded by the coding sequence ATGGGGTCTCTAGGAGGCAGCCCAAAAACTTGGATACCATATATGAACACCAAAGATTGTTCTCAAGGGTTTTGCAGTTTGTACTGTCCACAATGGTGTTACAAGATAATACCTCCTCCACCTGTCTTTGAGTTTCCTGAAGACAATtcatcttccccaagtttctcTCCTCTTGTTATTGCAATTATTGGCATTTTGGTGAgtgcttttcttcttgttagCTACTACACCATAATATCCAAGTACTGCAGCAATGCGGACCGGAGGAGAGCGAGAAGAGAGGATCAGGAGCAGAATGAGGAGATGGAGGACCCTCACAATCCCTCCATCCATGAACCCTGGCATGTCGTGACGGCCGGCTTAGACGAGGCTCTGATCAAGTCATTAACAGTTTGTAAGTACAAGAAAGGAGATGGATTTGTTGAAGGAACAGATTGCTCAGTTTGTCTGAGTGagtttgaagaagatgagaggcTTAGGCTGTTGCCTAAGTGCAACCATGCTTTCCATCTCCCATGCATTGATACATGGCTTAAATCTCACTCAAATTGCCCGTTGTGTCGTGCCAACATAGTTCCTCATCAGTTGCCTCACCCTGCCGTGACTGAAACTCCATCATCAACCAATCATGATGCATCATCCATAGCTGAAAGCCAACCAGCACATGATCAAAATGTTGTCATGGCACAAATTTCCGAAGGGGGTCCTTCTCAAAATGTGGAATCAATGCAAGGAGATCATGAAGGGTATCATCAAGCAATTAGAAGGTCGGTTTCCATGGACGATTGGCGTCAGAATAATCAAGTTTTAGTAGCTGATATTCTGAGCAGGAATGATGAAGAGGATGAGGAGGACGATATGAACTCAGAGTCAGATGATATTGCTGAAGGAGTTGACAAATCTAGCAATAGAAAAGGGGTGCTCCTGCATTGTGTTATGAGTCCTGTTGCAATGAAGAGATCATTTTCAAGTGGAAGATTCTTTCCCACTAGGCCTTCAAGAGCACGGAATACAGTACTTCCAGTCTAG